A DNA window from Hordeum vulgare subsp. vulgare chromosome 1H, MorexV3_pseudomolecules_assembly, whole genome shotgun sequence contains the following coding sequences:
- the LOC123450920 gene encoding uncharacterized protein LOC123450920 yields MAAGNQRKRLFVVMKDKKPDYFVYGINIEHMFQSGPSRGAAIEIRSLPSPMGQIPKPLADPERVDFALAGDGATLVGVSNLKRTVLYDTRSGATSTGPELQHDKTGGTFVVPLGRRLYALKCRLNRSDQGKPSGEDCTLLIQDAGGTRLRLDCSSSSWRTLPEPPPDFRSLNGFQIKCQLTAYFTAGARIWVSAEKRGTYSFHTVRRQWRKEGDWQLPFHHRAVFVPELDNLCFGLSSKDRCLVAVDVRQSPPVVRYNWEDTFPAWARDNGNLCGLMPEGSLVYLGDGRFCIAWTVLMIDNVDGRTHYFLHLMAVQLIKTSSTGSGKKHLRMVKRGVCCYEMPSHGLMAHVF; encoded by the coding sequence ATGGCCGCCGGCAACCAGCGGAAGCGCCTCTTTGTGGTGATGAAGGATAAAAAGCCTGATTATTTTGTCTACGGCATCAACATcgagcatatgttccagtccggcCCCTCCCGAGGGGCTGCGATAGAGATCCGCAGCCTCCCCAGCCCCATGGGGCAGATCCCCAAGCCCCTCGCCGACCCGGAGCGCGTCGACTTCGCCCTCGCCGGCGACGGCGCCACCCTGGTTGGCGTCAGTAACCTCAAGCGCACCGTCTTGTACGACACGAGGTCCGGAGCCACGTCAACGGGGCCGGAGCTCCAGCATGACAAGACCGGCGGCACCTTTGTCGTCCCGCTGGGGCGCAGGCTCTACGCGCTCAAATGCCGTCTCAACAGGTCTGACCAAGGGAAGCCGTCCGGCGAGGACTGCACCCTCCTCATCCAGGACGCCGGCGGCACCCGCCTCAGGCTGGACTGCTCCTCTAGCTCATGGCGCACCCTCCCAGAGCCCCCGCCCGACTTCCGCAGCCTGAACGGCTTCCAGATCAAATGCCAGCTCACCGCCTACTTCACCGCCGGCGCGCGCATCTGGGTCTCGGCGGAGAAGAGGGGCACCTACTCTTTCCACACCGTCCGCCGCCAGTGGCGCAAGGAGGGCGACTGGCAGCTGCCCTTCCACCACCGCGCCGTGTTCGTCCCTGAGCTCGACAACCTCTGCTTCGGCCTCAGCTCCAAGGACCGCTGCCTCGTGGCCGTCGACGTCCGGCAATCCCCGCCGGTCGTCCGGTACAACTGGGAGGACACATTCCCCGCCTGGGCCCGTGACAACGGCAACCTCTGCGGCCTCATGCCGGAAGGCAGCCTGGTGTACCTCGGGGACGGCAGGTTCTGCATTGCTTGGACTGTCTTGATGATTGACAATGTCGATGGCCGCACGCACTACTTCCTCCACTTGATGGCCGTGCAACTCATCAAGACCTCTTCTACCGGCTCCGGCAAGAAGCATCTGCGGATGGTTAAGCGCGGAGTTTGCTGCTACGAGATGCCAAGCCATGGCCTCATGGCTCATGTTTTCTAA